A single Methanobrevibacter boviskoreani JH1 DNA region contains:
- a CDS encoding MATE family efflux transporter has product MVEENKNVRMMMGDYKVAVRKMAWPMILSMLITMSYNLIDGIWVSVLGAAPLAAVGFVTPLFMVVNGLANGLGAGASSFIARKIGGKRKDLADLGASQSFLIGIIIPIIISVFILLFQRPILIGLGASGEVLSLALYYSTVIFSGCIFIVITSILTGVLRAEGDVKRALYVMTLTAVINIILDPVFMLPWGLNLGVAGIAYATVLSSGISAVVILYWMLIKRDTYLNIYKKDLKPNGSVIKDILMVGIPAALEMMCIAALLSVVNSVLTMVADNNAVAAYTAGMRVVLFGIVPSVGLSMATIAVAGSSFGAGKFRRLKNVLNYSMKLGIIMSVAIGAVVFIFSSQIATVFSFSSNTGVLIEPISNFLKVFFLFFIATPLGLLSGSFFQSLGKGPTSLCLTIFREIIFPAFFVVLLGIVLGYGVWGVWFGVVIGKLAGALIGWIYASNYSSNLIKKYGDEELNP; this is encoded by the coding sequence ATGGTTGAGGAAAATAAAAATGTTAGAATGATGATGGGTGATTATAAGGTTGCTGTACGTAAAATGGCATGGCCAATGATTTTGAGTATGCTTATTACTATGAGTTACAATTTAATAGATGGTATCTGGGTATCTGTCCTTGGAGCTGCACCTCTTGCAGCGGTAGGATTTGTAACCCCTCTGTTTATGGTTGTAAATGGTTTGGCAAATGGTTTAGGTGCAGGTGCATCATCCTTTATCGCACGTAAAATTGGAGGAAAAAGGAAGGATTTGGCAGATTTAGGGGCAAGTCAGTCATTCCTTATAGGGATCATAATACCGATTATTATCTCAGTATTTATATTGCTTTTTCAAAGACCAATCCTTATAGGTCTTGGTGCAAGTGGTGAAGTTCTTAGTTTGGCTTTGTATTATAGTACCGTAATATTCTCAGGATGTATATTCATTGTAATTACCTCAATATTGACTGGTGTTTTAAGAGCTGAAGGTGATGTAAAAAGAGCGTTATATGTCATGACTTTAACTGCGGTAATAAATATTATATTGGATCCGGTCTTTATGTTACCTTGGGGATTAAACTTAGGTGTTGCAGGTATTGCATATGCCACGGTTTTATCATCAGGAATCAGTGCCGTTGTAATATTATATTGGATGCTTATTAAAAGAGATACCTATTTGAATATTTATAAAAAGGATTTGAAACCAAATGGTTCTGTAATTAAAGATATTCTAATGGTTGGAATTCCAGCAGCACTAGAAATGATGTGTATTGCAGCATTACTTAGTGTTGTAAACTCAGTTTTAACTATGGTTGCAGATAACAATGCTGTAGCAGCATATACTGCAGGTATGAGAGTAGTTTTATTTGGTATTGTTCCGTCTGTTGGTCTATCAATGGCAACTATTGCAGTTGCAGGTTCCTCTTTCGGTGCCGGTAAATTTAGAAGATTGAAGAATGTATTGAATTATTCAATGAAACTCGGAATTATAATGTCTGTCGCTATCGGTGCTGTGGTTTTTATATTTTCAAGTCAGATAGCAACGGTCTTTAGTTTTTCATCCAATACAGGAGTACTCATAGAACCAATATCCAATTTTCTAAAGGTATTCTTTTTATTTTTCATTGCAACGCCATTGGGTCTTTTATCCGGTTCATTCTTCCAAAGTTTGGGAAAGGGTCCAACTTCCCTATGCCTTACAATATTCAGGGAGATTATATTCCCTGCATTCTTTGTTGTTTTACTTGGAATTGTTTTAGGCTATGGAGTATGGGGTGTATGGTTTGGAGTTGTTATCGGTAAATTAGCAGGTGCGTTAATCGGATGGATTTATGCCTCTAATTATTCCTCAAATCTAATTAAAAAATATGGTGATGAGGAATTAAATCCTTAA
- a CDS encoding class I SAM-dependent methyltransferase, which yields MTDNKRHIENPEDIDWAYFWGKKLESKKDRQKNWDKAAPHFHKSNKRDDYRKTLLNSLKITKEDTVLDIGCGEGSITIPIAKKAKSVTGLDSSSGMLKILNEKCEKEGVDNVTTIQKPIEEISIDELGHFDIIVASRSLNSIIPIERVLKTINEMANKYVYITLFGPDNWRIERDFQESIGNNPKDFPPYTYMIQILYNLGIYANVERLSITSHREYNNIEEAMDNGKFRVDLLSDEEIEKLKTYLKDILKKDSKTGKLYNERDVADWILLWWKKDGK from the coding sequence ATGACAGACAATAAGAGACATATTGAAAATCCAGAGGACATTGACTGGGCTTATTTTTGGGGTAAAAAATTAGAAAGTAAGAAAGATCGTCAGAAAAATTGGGATAAAGCAGCGCCACACTTCCATAAAAGTAATAAAAGGGATGATTATAGGAAAACCCTGTTAAACAGTTTAAAAATAACAAAAGAAGATACTGTACTGGATATTGGTTGTGGTGAAGGTTCCATCACCATTCCAATAGCTAAAAAAGCTAAAAGTGTTACAGGTCTTGATTCATCAAGCGGAATGCTTAAAATTTTAAATGAAAAATGTGAAAAAGAAGGGGTTGATAATGTAACCACTATTCAAAAACCAATAGAAGAAATATCAATTGATGAACTTGGTCACTTTGATATAATTGTCGCATCAAGATCACTTAACAGCATCATACCAATTGAAAGAGTATTGAAAACCATTAATGAAATGGCCAACAAATATGTTTATATCACCTTATTTGGACCAGATAACTGGAGAATAGAAAGGGATTTCCAGGAATCTATCGGAAATAATCCTAAGGATTTCCCTCCATACACCTACATGATTCAGATACTATACAATTTAGGTATTTATGCCAATGTTGAAAGACTTTCAATAACCTCCCACAGAGAATATAACAATATTGAGGAAGCCATGGACAATGGCAAATTTAGAGTGGACCTCTTAAGTGATGAGGAAATTGAAAAACTTAAAACCTATCTTAAAGATATACTTAAAAAAGATTCCAAAACCGGAAAATTATATAATGAAAGGGATGTTGCAGATTGGATATTATTATGGTGGAAAAAGGATGGAAAATAG
- a CDS encoding glutamate--tRNA ligase, giving the protein MDELEEVVYKHALMNAVKHKGSASPKAVMGSIMSQEAELRSRAKEIGPLSAKVVAKVNELSKEEQQAEMDKLGLEIHEKKQVKKEGLDELPGSHDNVVMRFAPNPSGPLHIGHARAAVPNGEYVKKYGGKFILRIEDTDPKRVYPPAYDMIQEDLKWLGIEPDEVYFQSDRFEIYYKYAEELIKRGAAYMCTCDGGEFKKLKDNCEPCPHRNQSVEENLKLWEQFPSMEAGSAVLRIKTDINHKNPAIRDWVAFRIVDEEHPRLGKKYRVYPMMNFSVSVDDHLMGMTHVLRGKDHLANSEKQKYLYKHMGWDTPEFIHYGRLKMEDIPLSTSKAKEGIESGKYSSWTDPRLGTLRAIARRGIQPEAIWNLMVEIGVKMSDSAVSWKKIYGLNRNVIEDKANRYFFVKNPVKIDVEDCPEEFSNFTLEKELHPDFPERGNRTLDFNGSVYIDGDDFKDGHIRLMDLINIDIDNGTVKFNSASFEDARKIKARIIQFVPTEEAIKAEVVMDDASVVEGFCEKDCKNLKVDDVIQFERFGFVRLDEIKDDKLVFYYAHK; this is encoded by the coding sequence ATGGATGAATTAGAAGAAGTTGTATATAAACATGCTTTAATGAATGCTGTAAAACACAAAGGTAGTGCTAGTCCTAAAGCTGTAATGGGTTCTATTATGTCTCAGGAAGCAGAACTTAGATCCCGTGCTAAAGAGATAGGTCCATTAAGTGCAAAAGTTGTAGCTAAAGTCAATGAATTATCTAAAGAAGAACAACAAGCTGAAATGGATAAATTAGGTTTGGAGATTCATGAGAAAAAACAAGTTAAGAAAGAGGGATTGGATGAGTTACCAGGTTCTCATGATAATGTTGTTATGCGTTTTGCACCAAATCCAAGTGGACCATTACACATAGGACATGCAAGAGCAGCAGTACCTAATGGGGAATATGTTAAGAAGTATGGTGGAAAGTTTATCTTAAGAATTGAAGATACAGATCCTAAAAGAGTCTATCCTCCTGCTTATGACATGATTCAGGAAGATTTAAAATGGTTAGGAATTGAACCTGACGAGGTTTACTTCCAATCCGACCGTTTCGAAATCTATTATAAATATGCTGAAGAGTTAATTAAACGAGGGGCAGCATATATGTGTACCTGTGACGGTGGGGAATTTAAAAAGCTTAAAGATAATTGTGAACCTTGTCCACATAGAAATCAGAGTGTGGAAGAAAATCTAAAATTATGGGAACAGTTTCCATCAATGGAGGCAGGTTCTGCAGTCTTAAGAATTAAAACCGATATTAATCATAAAAATCCTGCTATTCGTGATTGGGTAGCTTTCCGTATTGTTGATGAGGAACATCCACGTTTAGGTAAAAAATATAGAGTTTATCCCATGATGAACTTCTCCGTATCTGTAGATGATCATTTAATGGGCATGACTCATGTTTTAAGAGGAAAAGATCACCTTGCAAATAGTGAAAAACAAAAATATCTATATAAACATATGGGATGGGACACCCCGGAATTTATCCATTATGGAAGACTTAAAATGGAGGATATTCCATTAAGTACCTCCAAGGCTAAAGAAGGTATTGAATCCGGAAAATATTCCTCATGGACAGATCCAAGACTTGGAACCTTAAGGGCTATTGCAAGAAGAGGTATCCAACCGGAGGCTATTTGGAATTTGATGGTGGAAATTGGAGTTAAAATGTCTGATTCTGCCGTAAGTTGGAAAAAGATCTATGGTTTAAACAGGAATGTTATTGAAGATAAGGCAAATAGATATTTCTTTGTTAAAAACCCTGTAAAAATAGATGTTGAAGATTGTCCTGAGGAATTTTCTAATTTCACATTGGAAAAGGAATTACATCCGGACTTTCCTGAAAGAGGAAACAGAACATTGGACTTTAATGGTTCTGTTTATATTGATGGGGATGACTTTAAAGATGGACATATCAGGTTAATGGATTTAATTAATATTGATATTGATAATGGAACCGTTAAGTTTAACAGTGCATCATTTGAAGATGCCCGTAAAATTAAAGCTAGAATCATTCAGTTTGTTCCTACAGAGGAGGCTATTAAAGCTGAGGTTGTAATGGATGACGCTTCAGTTGTTGAAGGTTTCTGTGAGAAGGATTGTAAGAATCTTAAGGTTGATGATGTAATTCAATTTGAAAGATTCGGATTTGTTCGCCTTGACGAGATTAAAGATGATAAATTAGTATTTTATTATGCCCATAAATAA
- a CDS encoding LL-diaminopimelate aminotransferase: protein MVVKVNENYLLLKSNYLFAEVANRLEKYENEHPDKDVIAMGIGDVTKPLPKAVIKAFKDAVDEMGQADTFRGYGPEHGYEFLREAIVKGDFEPLGVDLDIDEIFVSDGAKCDTGNIQELFANSNTIAVTDPVYTVYVDTNVMAGRTGPMKDDGMYEGLVYLPCTAENDFEPELPSEPVDIIYLCYPNNPTGSTLTKDQLAKFVDYAKENEALILFDAAYERFITEDNIPHSIYEIDGAKEVAIEFRSFSKTAGFTGARCAYCVVPKALKVKDSEGNKHSLNALWDRRQTTKFNGVSYPVQRAAEAIYTEEGQKEIQENIDYYLKNAKLIRESLTDLGLTVSGGINSPYIWVKTPNNMPSWEFFDLLLNEANIVGTPGSGFGPSGEGYFRLTAFNTYENTKEAMERISKLSF from the coding sequence ATGGTTGTAAAAGTAAATGAAAATTATCTTTTATTAAAAAGTAATTATCTTTTTGCAGAAGTGGCAAATAGACTTGAAAAATATGAAAATGAACATCCTGATAAAGATGTAATTGCAATGGGTATTGGAGATGTAACTAAACCTTTACCAAAAGCTGTTATAAAAGCTTTTAAAGATGCAGTTGATGAAATGGGTCAAGCTGACACTTTTAGGGGATATGGTCCAGAACATGGATATGAATTTTTAAGGGAAGCAATTGTTAAAGGCGACTTCGAACCTTTAGGTGTGGATTTGGACATTGATGAAATCTTTGTAAGTGATGGAGCAAAATGTGATACCGGTAACATTCAAGAGTTATTTGCTAATTCAAACACAATAGCAGTTACTGATCCTGTTTATACTGTATATGTTGATACTAATGTAATGGCAGGTAGAACTGGTCCAATGAAAGATGATGGAATGTATGAAGGATTGGTATATCTTCCTTGTACTGCAGAAAATGATTTTGAACCTGAACTTCCTAGCGAACCTGTGGATATTATTTATCTATGTTATCCTAATAACCCAACAGGTTCCACATTAACTAAAGATCAACTTGCTAAATTTGTTGATTATGCAAAAGAAAACGAAGCTTTAATATTATTTGATGCAGCATATGAAAGATTTATTACTGAAGATAATATTCCTCACAGTATCTATGAAATTGATGGTGCAAAAGAAGTTGCAATCGAATTTAGAAGTTTTTCAAAAACTGCTGGATTTACTGGTGCTCGTTGTGCTTACTGTGTAGTTCCTAAAGCACTTAAAGTTAAAGATTCTGAAGGTAACAAACATTCTTTAAATGCTTTATGGGATAGAAGACAAACTACTAAATTTAATGGAGTATCTTATCCTGTTCAAAGAGCTGCAGAGGCTATTTATACCGAAGAAGGACAGAAAGAAATCCAGGAAAACATTGATTATTATCTTAAAAATGCTAAATTAATTAGGGAAAGTTTAACCGACTTAGGTTTAACTGTATCTGGAGGAATCAACTCTCCATATATCTGGGTTAAAACTCCTAATAACATGCCTTCCTGGGAATTCTTTGATTTATTATTAAATGAGGCAAACATTGTAGGAACTCCAGGTTCAGGATTCGGTCCTTCTGGAGAAGGTTATTTCAGACTTACAGCATTTAATACATATGAAAATACTAAAGAAGCTATGGAAAGAATCTCAAAACTATCTTTCTAA
- a CDS encoding DUF6882 domain-containing protein, with product MSSSPLEITEDDTLQSIFTKFGAYALDKQENLADLIEDKQGELDLEKGYLSFTEDLTFPVQILGILSKESDMFSWAWDNDDLGLPESLISEAVKVKEFGEKYDIPQFKTSLFKAEINEVHYLAMTVIGLFDDDAYYPVDVGDFVFFVTIKSDKIPKIDSIDKFQVIFDSFQRDYDVNGKRAFEAYVACKDYPVRVHEEDNFQVADIGEDKIMVGFSDRGNVNLIKIIRQE from the coding sequence ATGAGTAGTTCACCATTGGAAATTACTGAGGATGATACTTTACAAAGTATTTTTACTAAATTTGGAGCATATGCTTTAGATAAACAGGAAAATCTTGCTGATTTAATTGAAGATAAACAAGGTGAATTGGATCTTGAAAAGGGATATCTAAGTTTTACAGAGGATTTAACTTTTCCAGTTCAAATTTTAGGAATATTGTCTAAAGAATCAGACATGTTTTCATGGGCATGGGATAATGATGATTTAGGATTGCCTGAATCATTAATTTCAGAGGCTGTTAAGGTTAAAGAGTTTGGTGAGAAATATGATATTCCCCAATTTAAAACATCACTGTTTAAAGCGGAAATCAATGAGGTTCATTATTTGGCAATGACCGTTATTGGTTTGTTTGATGATGATGCATATTATCCTGTAGATGTTGGGGACTTTGTATTTTTTGTAACTATCAAATCTGATAAAATACCTAAAATAGATTCCATTGATAAGTTTCAAGTAATCTTTGATAGTTTTCAAAGGGATTATGACGTCAATGGTAAAAGGGCATTTGAGGCTTATGTTGCATGTAAAGATTATCCTGTAAGAGTTCATGAAGAGGATAATTTCCAGGTTGCAGATATTGGTGAAGATAAAATCATGGTGGGATTTTCAGATAGAGGTAATGTTAACCTGATTAAAATAATAAGACAGGAATAG
- a CDS encoding DUF6891 domain-containing protein — translation MNSELMDEIDDEIDFLVKVGFYDKDDILETIIDEFIDFDLNEDEIYNKIMDKFNDHQKKSNSADFTNLKEGFNKLTKEGIVSIHNCGYDIQEGVEDSFEIYTHLINNNYSPKGFCFYTLSGIEEVFENNVLTIAFGLFDETDKKASRELANNIISILEEYDFNVEWSNNPDKPIKIKDFKWEKIFDDTTYFMEGAYEDFIKYNSKEY, via the coding sequence ATGAATAGTGAGTTAATGGATGAAATTGATGACGAGATTGATTTTTTAGTAAAGGTAGGGTTCTATGATAAAGATGATATTTTGGAGACGATAATTGATGAGTTTATAGATTTCGATTTAAACGAGGATGAAATCTATAATAAAATTATGGATAAATTTAATGATCATCAAAAAAAATCTAATAGTGCTGATTTTACCAATCTTAAAGAGGGATTTAATAAATTAACTAAAGAGGGTATCGTTTCTATACATAATTGTGGTTATGATATTCAGGAGGGTGTGGAGGACTCTTTTGAAATATATACTCATTTAATAAACAATAATTATAGTCCTAAAGGTTTTTGTTTCTATACTTTATCCGGTATTGAAGAGGTATTTGAAAATAACGTTTTAACTATAGCTTTTGGTTTATTTGATGAAACTGATAAAAAAGCATCTAGGGAACTTGCAAATAATATAATCAGTATTTTAGAAGAGTATGATTTTAATGTGGAATGGAGTAATAATCCAGATAAACCAATTAAAATAAAGGATTTCAAATGGGAGAAAATCTTTGATGATACCACCTATTTTATGGAGGGGGCATATGAAGATTTTATTAAATACAATAGTAAGGAATATTAA
- a CDS encoding adenylosuccinate synthetase: protein MTCSILTGGAWGDEGKGKCITYLCNNDKPDIIARAGVGPNAGHSVEFNGEKYGLRLIPSGFVHTGAKLMIGAGVLVDPEVFFHELEYLNKYDVKGRTLVDGRCAIIKPEHRERDKHSDYLSKKIGSTGSGCGPANSDRVLRIADLAKDVPELEDYITDVSLAINETLDEGNDVFVEGSQGFSLSLYYGTYPYVTSKDTCASTFAADVGVGPTKVDEVITVFKSYITRVGAGPFPTEITQEEAEAKNIEEYGVVTGRRRRVGLFDMDLAKESCRINGTTQIALTCVDKLYPDCAKTQDFSDLSGETKKFIDDIQTETGVPVTIISTGPDLKDTIDLRDELL, encoded by the coding sequence ATGACTTGTAGTATTTTAACCGGTGGAGCATGGGGAGATGAAGGTAAAGGAAAATGTATAACTTACCTTTGTAATAATGACAAACCTGATATTATAGCACGTGCTGGAGTAGGTCCTAATGCAGGACATTCTGTAGAATTCAATGGAGAGAAATATGGGTTAAGACTTATTCCTTCTGGTTTTGTTCATACTGGTGCTAAACTTATGATTGGTGCAGGGGTTCTTGTAGATCCTGAAGTTTTCTTCCATGAATTAGAATATTTAAATAAATATGATGTGAAAGGTAGAACATTGGTAGATGGTCGTTGTGCTATTATTAAACCTGAGCATCGTGAAAGAGATAAACACTCTGATTACTTATCCAAAAAGATAGGAAGTACTGGTTCCGGCTGTGGTCCAGCTAATTCTGATAGGGTATTAAGGATTGCAGATTTAGCAAAAGATGTTCCTGAACTTGAGGATTATATTACCGATGTATCTTTAGCTATTAATGAAACACTTGATGAGGGTAATGATGTATTTGTTGAAGGCTCCCAGGGATTTTCATTATCTTTATACTATGGTACCTATCCATATGTAACTAGTAAAGACACCTGTGCCAGTACTTTTGCTGCTGATGTTGGTGTAGGTCCAACTAAAGTTGATGAGGTAATCACTGTATTCAAATCATATATCACTCGTGTAGGGGCAGGTCCTTTCCCTACAGAAATCACTCAAGAAGAGGCAGAGGCTAAAAATATTGAGGAATATGGTGTAGTGACTGGTAGACGTAGAAGGGTAGGTCTTTTTGACATGGATCTTGCAAAGGAATCTTGTAGAATTAATGGTACTACTCAAATCGCATTGACCTGTGTGGATAAATTATATCCTGACTGTGCTAAAACACAGGATTTCTCTGATTTATCAGGTGAAACCAAGAAATTCATTGATGATATTCAAACTGAAACTGGTGTTCCAGTAACTATTATTTCAACTGGTCCAGATTTAAAAGATACAATCGATTTAAGAGATGAATTATTATAA
- a CDS encoding transposase translates to MTESLNDSIKTPNDKVAMAFFRSLRWVNGVYCPQCKSYNIVNRGQQGRVRRYSCKECGSNFNDFTGTIFHKSRMPMGMMLYVLFNMDDKTITQLSEETGYSRQCISRLTHLFKEKLINNPEFYSDEDGA, encoded by the coding sequence ATGACAGAATCTTTGAATGACAGTATTAAAACTCCAAACGATAAGGTTGCTATGGCCTTTTTTAGAAGTCTAAGATGGGTCAATGGGGTTTATTGTCCACAATGTAAATCATATAATATTGTTAACAGGGGTCAACAGGGGAGAGTTCGAAGATATTCCTGTAAAGAATGTGGTTCTAACTTTAATGATTTTACAGGTACTATATTTCATAAAAGCAGAATGCCAATGGGGATGATGTTGTACGTTTTATTTAATATGGATGATAAAACAATTACACAATTATCTGAGGAAACTGGTTATTCTAGACAATGTATTTCTCGTTTGACTCATTTATTTAAAGAGAAATTAATTAATAATCCAGAATTTTATTCCGATGAAGACGGAGCTTGA
- a CDS encoding ABC transporter substrate-binding protein — protein sequence MDKKTGVIIAIVIIIIAIIGGYYAFGHSDETTVKIGYLPSDHDSALFVAQAQKQYEAQGINVETSSFNNGGDLMTAMASGDIDVGYVGVTPALSSISKGIPVKIVSGAQMEGSGIVVSNKSSINSIADLKGKKVATPGEASIQYMLLEYALNKENVNISQVNPSSMKVAQMNDALKTGSLDAIVTYEPYASIAVSSGYGKLLENSSEIMPDHPCCVVVASDSFIKDHPKELKSILAIHENATKYINEHPDEAAKLLPSDIVPNASLEGNVLKGIDFVSGLNDTYKQSVMDFKDTEIQLGVLNKNLTEDQIFYKG from the coding sequence ATGGATAAAAAGACAGGAGTAATAATAGCAATTGTTATAATAATAATTGCAATTATTGGTGGTTACTATGCTTTCGGTCACTCTGATGAGACTACCGTTAAGATAGGATATTTACCATCAGATCATGATTCTGCTTTATTTGTTGCACAAGCTCAAAAACAATATGAAGCTCAAGGAATTAATGTGGAAACATCATCATTTAATAATGGTGGAGATTTAATGACTGCTATGGCAAGTGGAGATATTGATGTAGGATATGTTGGAGTAACACCTGCTTTATCATCTATTTCTAAAGGCATTCCTGTAAAAATAGTTTCAGGAGCACAAATGGAAGGAAGTGGTATTGTAGTTTCAAACAAATCTTCAATTAATAGTATTGCTGATTTAAAAGGTAAAAAAGTTGCAACTCCAGGTGAAGCTTCTATTCAATATATGCTTCTTGAATATGCATTAAACAAAGAAAATGTCAATATTTCTCAAGTTAATCCAAGTTCTATGAAGGTTGCTCAGATGAATGATGCACTTAAAACTGGAAGTTTAGATGCAATTGTAACATATGAACCATATGCTTCCATTGCAGTTAGTTCAGGATATGGTAAACTCTTAGAAAATAGTTCTGAGATAATGCCGGACCATCCATGCTGTGTAGTTGTAGCAAGTGATAGCTTTATTAAAGACCATCCTAAGGAGTTAAAATCAATTTTAGCTATTCATGAAAATGCTACCAAATACATTAACGAACATCCGGATGAAGCTGCAAAACTATTACCTAGTGATATCGTACCAAATGCAAGTTTAGAGGGTAATGTATTAAAAGGTATTGACTTTGTATCTGGATTAAATGATACATACAAACAATCTGTAATGGACTTTAAAGATACTGAAATCCAATTAGGTGTTTTAAATAAAAACCTTACAGAGGATCAAATATTCTATAAGGGATAA
- a CDS encoding ABC transporter permease translates to MSLKKKLLPCILPIIVLIIWYLITDGFGLVPSFKLPSPIDVCHSAYTIIMNGRLLDNTISTLIKVFLGIILASIVAIPVGICLGYSKTLDSFCSLLISILRPIPPIAWIPFSILWFGIGLNSAVFIIFMGCVFPLLVYTIDGVKRTPSILIESAQTLGASNGTILRRIILPSAVPYIVSGLKVGVSIALMCTVAAEMIGSSTGLGYMIQTASNLMDPGTTVVGMLVIGLIGILFDYGFTKIQDKIFW, encoded by the coding sequence TTGAGTTTAAAGAAAAAATTATTACCTTGTATTTTACCGATCATAGTGCTTATTATTTGGTATTTGATTACCGACGGTTTCGGTTTAGTGCCAAGTTTTAAATTACCTAGTCCTATTGATGTATGTCATTCTGCATATACGATTATAATGAATGGACGTCTACTTGACAATACAATAAGTACTTTAATTAAAGTATTTTTAGGTATTATTCTTGCATCAATTGTAGCTATTCCTGTGGGAATATGTTTAGGATACTCTAAAACTCTGGACAGTTTCTGTTCTTTATTAATCAGTATTCTAAGACCAATTCCACCGATTGCTTGGATTCCATTTTCAATTCTCTGGTTTGGAATAGGTTTGAATTCCGCTGTGTTTATTATATTTATGGGATGTGTCTTCCCACTATTGGTATATACAATAGATGGTGTTAAAAGAACCCCTAGTATTCTAATTGAATCAGCTCAAACATTGGGTGCAAGTAATGGTACAATTTTAAGAAGGATTATCTTACCTTCCGCTGTTCCTTATATTGTTTCAGGACTTAAAGTAGGGGTAAGTATTGCTTTAATGTGTACTGTTGCAGCAGAAATGATTGGTTCAAGTACTGGTTTAGGTTATATGATTCAAACAGCAAGTAATCTAATGGATCCAGGTACAACTGTAGTTGGTATGTTAGTAATCGGTTTAATCGGAATTTTATTTGATTATGGATTTACTAAGATACAGGATAAAATATTCTGGTAA